The sequence TTTACGACGGACAAAACGGCGCTCGTGTGCGGGCCGCCGATTATGATCAAGTTTGTGCTGCAGGCATTGCAGGAATTGGGATTCGATAAAAAACAGGTGTATACGACGATGGAGCTTCGCATGAAGTGCGGCGTTGGTAAATGCGGGCGCTGCAACATCGGTTCAAAGTATGTATGTAAAGACGGTCCGGTATTCCGCTGCGATGAGCTGGAAGAGCTACCGGACGAATATTGAGAGGAGAGACAAGGTAATGGAAGAAATGGTAAATGTCTTTCTGATGGGCAAAAAATACAGCGTCCCGTCAGGCCTTACCATCATGGGGGCAATGGAATATGCGGGATACCAGCTTGTGCGCGGCTGCGGCTGCCGCAACGGATTTTGCGGCGCCTGTGCGACAATCTACCGGATCAAGGGCGATAATACGCTAAAGTTCTGCCTGGCATGCCAGACGACGGTGGAAGACAATATGTACGTTGCGATGCTGCCGTTTTTCCCGATCGTGAAGCCGGTCTATGATATGGAAAAAATAAAGCCGACGGAGCAGATTATGATGCAGCTTTATCCGGAAATATATAGCTGTATCGGCTGCAACGCATGTACAAAAGCCTGCACGCAGGAGCTTAAGGTTATGCAGTATATTGCGCACGCGCAGCGCGGCGAATATGAGAAATGCGCGGAAAAGTCCTTTGACTGCGTAATGTGCGGCGTATGCTCCGCGCGTTGTCCGGCCGAAATATCCCATCCGCAGGTCGCCTTGCTGGCGCGCCGCCTGACAGGAAAATATATCGCGCCTGAAGCAAAGCATTTAACGCGGCGTGTGGATGAAATAGAACACGGGGATTTTATCAAGCTTTTGGAAGACGTGGCGAACAAGCCCATCGAGGAGTTAAAAGAGCTTTATAATCACAGAGAGATCGAACAATAAGGAGGCGGGGATAATATGTTTACACCAGAAATGCTTGCGTCCATCAAAAAGGTGGAAGAGACAAGGGCGGCAAGGATCGGCGTGGAACCCAGGAGAATGACCGCCGACGAAAAGGACGAATTACTAAAGAAATTCCATCCGGATTATCGGGAGGACAGTTTTGAGACGCTTAAGATAGGCCCTAATAAAGGAGATAAGGTTCCGCGTGAGCTGGCTGCGCTGCTGCAGGCAAACAGCAGGGTGCAGGGCCTTGAGCTTGACCTTGACAGGATCGAATACGATGTGGATGTACTCATTATCGGCGGCGGCGGCGCGGGCGCGTCAGCGGCGGTCGAGGCGCATAAGGCCGGCGCGAACGTCATGGTCGTCACTAAGCTGCGGATGGGCGACGCAAACACCATGATGGCGGAAGGCGGAATCCAGGCGGCGGACAAGCCGAACGATTCTCCGGCGATTCATTATCTGGACGCGCTTGGCGGCGGGCACTATGCAAACAAGCCCGAGCTTTTAAAAAAGCTGGTCACGGAAGGACCGGGCGCGGTCAAATGGCTGAATGAGCTGGGCGTGATGTTCGACAAGGAAGCGGACGGTACGATGATCACTACCCACGGCGGCGGTACGTCCCGCAAACGGATGCACGCCGCGCGCGACTATTCGGGCGCGGAGATTATGCGCGTGCTGCGCGACGAGGTGATGAACCGCCAGATCCCAATCGTAGATTTTACGGCGGCGATCGAGCTGCTCCTTGATGAAAACGGCAGGGCTGCGGGCGCGGTGCTGATGAATATGGAGACGGGCGAATACATGATCGCGCGCGCGAAGACGGTGATTATTGCAACAGGAGGCGCGGGCAGGCTGCATTATCAGGGCTTTCCGACATCCAACCATTATGGCGCGACGGCGGACGGCCTGATTCTCGCCTACCGCGCGGGCGCTCCGCTGCTGTATGCGGATACGCTGCAATACCATCCCACAGGCGTCGCTTTCCCCGAACAGATCTTCGGCGCGCTGGTGACGGAAAAAGTCCGTTCTATGGGCGCAATGCTCATAAACTCCGAAGGCGAGGCGTTCATGCATCCGCTCGAGACGCGCGATGTGGCGGCGGCTTCTATCATCAGGGAATGCAACGAGCGGCATAAAGGAGTGCAGACGCCTGAGGGATACGGCGTGTGGCTGGATACGCCGATGATCGACATCATACATGGCGCGGGAATGCTGGAAAAACGCCTGCCTGCCATGCTGCGCATGTACATGAAGTATGATATAGACATGCGTAAGGTACCGATCCTCATCTATCCGACGCTGCACTACCAGAACGGAGGCGTCAATATTACGGTGGATGGCCAGAGCGGGGTTGAGAACCTGTTTATCGCGGGGGAGGCTGTAGGCGGAATCCACGGAAGAAACCGTTTGATGGGCAATTCGCTTTTGGATGTTATCGTATTCGGACGGAACGCGGGACAGCATGCATCCGAAAAGGCACGGTCGGTAACGCCCGGCAAGCTTACGCTAAGGCATGTCGGGGAATTTGCCAAAGAGATGGAAGCTGCGGGCATAAAGAGCGACAAGGTTTCCCCATTGTTATTGCCAACCTATACGCACGGCCGCGAGAAACGCCAGGCGGAACAATAAAAATATTAGATAGACAGCCCTTCGGTTTTGAAGGGTTGTTTTTATTTAGAGGTCTGTGCTACAATTTATGGCGGATTGATAAAACAGATTTAGGAGTGAAACCATGGAAAAACAAGCGGTTAATATCAAAAAGCTGCATGAGCAGGCGGTCATCCCGACATATGGTTCGGAACATTCCGCGGGTGCAGACCTTTACGCATGTATAGACGAGGATATGATCATCCAGCCGGGAGAAACGAGACTTGTGCCCACGGGGCTGGCGATGGAAATTCCGGTTGGGTTTGCCGGTCTTATCTATGCGCGCAGCGGGCTGGCGACCAAACGAGGCCTTGCGCCGGCAAATAAGGTAGGCGTTATTGACAGCGACTATCGGGGCGAAATACTCGTTTCGCTCTACAATCACTCTCCTGAGGCGCAGATGGTTACGTCCGGCGAGCGTATCGCTCAGTTGGTTTTAACGCCGGTGCTGGCAGTGCATTTCTGCGAGGTTGAAGAGCTATGCGCGACGCAGCGCGGCGACGGAGGATTCGGTTCAACGGGAAAATAACGGCAGGGAGCATAACATGAGTATTGTGAAATTAAGTCCGGCCTTTAAGGATTATCTGTGGGGCGGGGAA comes from Christensenellaceae bacterium and encodes:
- the dut gene encoding deoxyuridine 5'-triphosphate nucleotidohydrolase yields the protein MEKQAVNIKKLHEQAVIPTYGSEHSAGADLYACIDEDMIIQPGETRLVPTGLAMEIPVGFAGLIYARSGLATKRGLAPANKVGVIDSDYRGEILVSLYNHSPEAQMVTSGERIAQLVLTPVLAVHFCEVEELCATQRGDGGFGSTGK
- a CDS encoding fumarate reductase subunit A codes for the protein MFTPEMLASIKKVEETRAARIGVEPRRMTADEKDELLKKFHPDYREDSFETLKIGPNKGDKVPRELAALLQANSRVQGLELDLDRIEYDVDVLIIGGGGAGASAAVEAHKAGANVMVVTKLRMGDANTMMAEGGIQAADKPNDSPAIHYLDALGGGHYANKPELLKKLVTEGPGAVKWLNELGVMFDKEADGTMITTHGGGTSRKRMHAARDYSGAEIMRVLRDEVMNRQIPIVDFTAAIELLLDENGRAAGAVLMNMETGEYMIARAKTVIIATGGAGRLHYQGFPTSNHYGATADGLILAYRAGAPLLYADTLQYHPTGVAFPEQIFGALVTEKVRSMGAMLINSEGEAFMHPLETRDVAAASIIRECNERHKGVQTPEGYGVWLDTPMIDIIHGAGMLEKRLPAMLRMYMKYDIDMRKVPILIYPTLHYQNGGVNITVDGQSGVENLFIAGEAVGGIHGRNRLMGNSLLDVIVFGRNAGQHASEKARSVTPGKLTLRHVGEFAKEMEAAGIKSDKVSPLLLPTYTHGREKRQAEQ